One stretch of Juglans microcarpa x Juglans regia isolate MS1-56 chromosome 3D, Jm3101_v1.0, whole genome shotgun sequence DNA includes these proteins:
- the LOC121255785 gene encoding leucine-rich repeat receptor-like serine/threonine-protein kinase BAM3, giving the protein MVPFIVLALFSLLGTSSSASSLVSDFHALVTIKQGFENSDSILSAWNHSNPSSVCSWAGIQCLRGRVVSLDLTDLNLYGSVSPQISRLDRLTNLSLAGNNFTGTIEIANLSCLRWLNISNNQFNGGLDWNYSSIANLEVFDAYNNNFTAFLPLGILSLKNLKHLDLGGNFFFGRIPGSYGNLVGLEHLSLAGNDLNGKIPGELGNLTNLREIYLGYYNVFEGGIPVELSKLVNLVHMELSSCELDGPIPNELGNLKALDTLYLHSNLLSGSIPKQLGNLTNLVNLDLSNNALTGEIPFEFVNLKLLKLFNLFMNRLHGSIPEYIANFPDLETLELWMNNFTGVIPENLGQNGKLQVLDLSTNKLTGTIPRNLCLSNQLRILILLKNFLFGPIPEGLGTCSSLTRVRLSSNYLNGSIPKGFLYLPQLNLMELQNNYLSGTLPENANSSSTPAKLAQLNLSNNLLSGLLPISFSNFSSIQILSLSGNQISGPIPPSVGGFLEVVKLDLSRNSLSGSIPSDIGNCFHLTYLDMSQNNLSGSLPPEISNIRILSYLNLSRNHLNQPIPRSVGTMKSLTNADFSFNDFSGKLPEFGQFTCFNASSFAGNAQLCGSLLNNPCNLTAITNTPRKAPADFKLIFALGLLICSLVFAAAAMLKAKSWKRNGPDSWKMTVFQKLDFKVTDILECLKDGNVIGRGGAGIVYHGKMPDGVEIAVKKLLGFGSNSHDHGFRAEIQTLGNIRHRNIVRLLAFCSNKETNLLVYEYMRNGSLGEALHGKKGSFLGWNLRYKVAIDAAKGLCYLHHDCSPLIVHRDVKSNNILLDSNFEAHVADFGLAKFLVDGGASECMSAIAGSYGYIAPEYAYTLRVDEKSDVYSYGVVLLELLTGHRPVGDFGEGVDIVQWTKSITKCQREDVMGIVDSRLKFVPKDEAMHLFFVAMLCAQENSVERPTMREVVQMLSEFPHHSPNYQSSSSSTIVHHQQQKKLEKETDCPNFKQELLVL; this is encoded by the exons ATGGTCCCTTTCATTGTTTTGGCGCTTTTCTCTCTTCTTGGCACCTCTTCTTCTGCCTCTTCTTTAGTTAGTGATTTCCATGCCTTGGTCACAATTAAACAGGGATTTGAAAACTCTGATTCCATTCTAAGTGCTTGGAATCATTCGAATCCTAGCTCAGTTTGTTCTTGGGCTGGAATTCAATGCTTAAGGGGACGTGTTGTTTCATTGGACTTGACAGATTTGAATCTGTATGGTTCTGTGTCACCTCAGATTTCGAGACTTGACCGGCTTACCAACCTCTCTCTTGCTGGAAATAACTTCACAGGTACCATTGAGATTGCAAATTTGAGCTGTCTTCGATGGCTAAACATCTCAAACAACCAGTTCAATGGCGGCTTGGACTGGAACTATTCGAGCATTGCCAACTTGGAAGTGTTTGATGCTTACAACAATAACTTCACTGCCTTTCTTCCACTTGGCATTTTGAGCTTGAAGAATCTCAAGCACTTGGATCTTGGTGgaaattttttctttggaaGAATCCCAGGAAGCTATGGAAATCTTGTTGGTTTGGAGCATCTTTCGCTTGCTGGCAATGATCTTAACGGAAAAATCCCAGGCGAGTTGGGAAATCTCACCAACCTGAGAGAGATTTACCTGGGCTATTACAATGTTTTTGAAGGGGGGATCCCAGTGGAGTTAAGTAAATTGGTGAATCTAGTTCACATGGAACTTTCTAGCTGTGAATTGGATGGGCCAATTCCAAATGAGCTGGGGAATTTGAAGGCGCTCGACACTCTCTACTTGCATAGCAATCTACTTTCGGGTTCAATTCCAAAGCAATTAGGCAACTTGACAAACCTGGTGAACCTTGATCTTTCCAATAATGCACTGACAGGTGAAATCCCGTTTGAGTTTGTGAATCTCAAGCTCCTCAAGCTTTTCAACCTGTTCATGAACAGACTGCACGGGTCTATACCGGAGTACATCGCCAACTTTCCAGATTTGGAGACTCTTGAGCTGTGGATGAACAACTTCACCGGTGTGATTCCCGAGAATCTTGGCCAAAATGGAAAGCTTCAAGTGCTCGATTTGTCAACAAATAAGCTCACTGGTACAATCCCTCGGAACTTGTGTTTGTCAAATCAACTCAGAATACTAATTCTATTGAAAAACTTTCTCTTTGGGCCAATTCCTGAAGGGCTGGGCACGTGTTCAAGTCTCACCAGGGTGAGATTGAGCAGCAATTACTTGAATGGTAGCATCCCAAAAGGGTTCCTATACTTACCTCAGCTAAATCTTATGGAGTTGCAAAACAACTACTTATCTGGAACCTTGCCGGAGAATGCTAATAGTTCATCAACGCCCGCTAAATTAGCCCAACTTAATTTATCAAACAATCTCCTGTCTGGTCTTTTacccatttcattttcaaatttctcctCCATCCAAATCCTTTCACTTAGCGGAAACCAAATCTCAGGTCCAATTCCCCCTTCTGTAGGAGGATTCCTTGAAGTAGTTAAACTTGATTTGAGTCGAAACTCACTCTCCGGCTCAATCCCATCCGACATAGGAAATTGTTTCCATTTGACATACCTTGACATGAGTCAAAACAACCTCTCTGGCTCCCTCCCACCAGAGATTTCCAACATCCGGATACTAAGTTACTTGAACTTGTCAAGAAACCACTTGAACCAGCCAATACCCAGATCAGTTGGAACCATGAAAAGCCTCACAAATGCCGACTTCTCCTTTAACGATTTCTCCGGTAAATTACCGGAATTTGGACAATTCACCTGCTTTAACGCCTCCTCCTTCGCGGGTAATGCTCAACTTTGCGGTTCCCTCCTTAACAATCCTTGCAATCTCACCGCAATCACAAACACACCCAGAAAGGCACCTGCAGATTTCAAGCTGATCTTCGCGCTCGGCCTTTTGATATGCTCTCTGGTTTTCGCTGCCGCTGCCATGCTCAAGGCCAAGTCATGGAAAAGAAATGGTCCGGATTCATGGAAGATGACCGTATTCCAAAAGCTCGATTTCAAGGTCACTGACATCCTTGAATGCTTGAAAGATGGCAACGTGATTGGAAGAGGCGGAGCTGGGATTGTTTACCATGGGAAAATGCCAGATGGGGTCGAGATCGCAGTCAAAAAGCTTCTTGGGTTTGGCTCAAACAGCCATGACCATGGCTTCCGAGCTGAAATTCAAACGCTAGGTAACATTAGGCATCGAAACATTGTGAGACTGCTAGCATTCTGTTCCAACAAGGAAACCAATCTTCTGGTTTACGAGTACATGAGAAACGGGAGCTTAGGCGAGGCACTGCATGGCAAAAAAGGCTCATTCTTGGGTTGGAATTTGAGGTACAAAGTTGCGATTGACGCCGCCAAAGGCCTATGCTACCTGCATCACGATTGTTCCCCACTAATCGTTCACCGGGACGTGAAATCCAACAACATCTTGCTGGATTCGAACTTTGAAGCACACGTCGCCGATTTCGGGCTTGCCAAGTTCTTGGTCGACGGTGGCGCATCGGAATGCATGTCAGCAATTGCAGGGTCTTACGGCTACATTGCGCCCG AGTATGCATACACATTGAGAGTTGACGAGAAAAGCGATGTGTATAGTTATGGAGTTGTCCTCCTAGAACTTCTCACGGGGCATCGTCCGGTGGGTGATTTCGGCGAAGGTGTTGATATCGTACAATGGACCAAGAGTATAACAAAGTGTCAAAGGGAAGACGTTATGGGCATTGTTGACTCTAGGTTAAAATTTGTGCCGAAAGATGAAGCAATGCACTTGTTCTTTGTTGCAATGCTATGTGCCCAAGAAAATAGTGTTGAACGTCCCACAATGAGAGAGGTGGTTCAGATGCTATCGGAGTTCCCTCACCACTCGCCGAACTATCAATCTTCGTCATCTTCTACTATCGTTCATCATCAACAACAAAAGAAACTTGAAAAGGAGACAGATTGCCCCAACTTCAAACAAGAACTTTTGGTACTTTAA